A genomic window from Hyphomicrobiales bacterium includes:
- a CDS encoding PRC-barrel domain-containing protein encodes MFRWLTTLVGAALTIGLGSALAVAQEEGQARAAAPPPAETLIVEQPRGFMLSEDLVGMEVKGPDDTSIGSVHSLLFNQNDEIVGAVVAIGGFFGIGAKHVALSWDEFDVRPSEKVARINLTREQLEAAPSFRDRASIEAREEVERAQRAREKESGRLPQPGLTPRVPQPGLAQ; translated from the coding sequence ATGTTCCGGTGGCTAACGACACTTGTTGGCGCGGCGCTGACCATCGGGCTAGGTAGCGCATTGGCTGTCGCCCAGGAAGAGGGACAGGCCCGAGCCGCCGCGCCGCCGCCAGCGGAAACGCTCATTGTCGAGCAGCCGCGGGGCTTTATGCTATCAGAGGATCTCGTCGGAATGGAGGTAAAGGGACCGGACGATACTTCCATCGGATCGGTTCACAGCCTGCTGTTCAATCAAAATGACGAGATCGTGGGAGCGGTTGTTGCCATCGGCGGTTTTTTTGGGATCGGGGCCAAGCACGTTGCATTGTCGTGGGACGAGTTCGATGTCCGGCCTAGCGAGAAGGTCGCGCGCATTAACCTGACCCGCGAGCAGTTGGAAGCGGCACCGAGCTTCCGCGACCGCGCCTCCATAGAGGCACGGGAAGAGGTAGAAAGGGCGCAACGCGCGAGAGAGAAGGAGTCCGGCCGCTTACCGCAGCCCGGCCTGACGCCCCGTGTGCCGCAGCCCGGCCTGGCGCAATGA
- a CDS encoding DUF4168 domain-containing protein — MTLTRLLLAAALLAAPSAMPMNTALAQTTGGEEQPPVNAESFSQDELKTFAMASLEVQRISQAYQPVIEEAEDSEQKQAIQQRAIDEMRTAVTETGLSLEKYNQIVTAVRNDPNLAAEVRDHMMNQGQ; from the coding sequence ATGACACTGACACGCTTGTTGCTCGCCGCCGCGTTGCTCGCTGCGCCAAGCGCAATGCCCATGAACACGGCACTGGCACAAACGACCGGGGGCGAGGAGCAACCGCCGGTAAACGCGGAGAGCTTTAGCCAGGACGAACTGAAGACCTTTGCTATGGCCTCGCTCGAAGTTCAGCGCATCAGCCAAGCCTATCAGCCGGTGATCGAGGAGGCAGAGGACTCGGAGCAGAAGCAGGCGATTCAGCAGAGGGCCATCGACGAGATGCGCACAGCTGTTACTGAAACCGGACTTTCCCTCGAAAAATACAATCAGATCGTAACGGCTGTTCGAAACGATCCGAACCTTGCGGCGGAAGTTCGAGACCACATGATGAACCAGGGTCAATAA